The following proteins come from a genomic window of Nostoc sp. TCL26-01:
- a CDS encoding TIGR04376 family protein — MGLFDDLSRFLENRLEEFLRNNPHLELEALLEQLRQQEEDTLKLIAELQLQEKRSQEEILATAQEIQRWHIRVQKAKDAGRQDLVTPAQEREAALLREGNQLWGQMQGLKERIEQSKQLLSKIQVRRQEVQTKAAQAQTTRAKAQTQQRIETNGWWNSTSSSSGFDDLEEKFRRWETEDELEKMKRNLGK, encoded by the coding sequence GTGGGCTTATTTGATGATTTGAGTCGGTTTCTGGAAAACCGTTTAGAGGAATTCTTGCGTAATAATCCACATTTGGAGTTAGAGGCGCTGTTAGAACAGCTGCGGCAGCAAGAAGAAGATACTTTAAAGTTGATTGCAGAGTTACAATTACAAGAGAAGCGATCGCAAGAAGAAATTCTCGCTACAGCTCAAGAAATCCAGCGTTGGCATATTCGGGTTCAAAAAGCCAAAGATGCTGGTAGACAAGATTTAGTCACCCCAGCCCAAGAACGAGAAGCAGCTCTACTGCGTGAAGGCAACCAACTTTGGGGACAGATGCAAGGCTTGAAAGAGCGTATAGAACAGTCTAAACAACTCCTCAGCAAAATACAAGTACGTCGTCAAGAAGTACAAACCAAAGCAGCACAAGCACAAACAACACGCGCCAAAGCACAAACGCAACAACGTATAGAAACTAACGGTTGGTGGAATTCAACTAGCAGTAGTAGCGGATTTGATGATTTAGAAGAAAAGTTTCGCCGTTGGGAAACTGAAGATGAGCTAGAAAAAATGAAGCGTAATTTAGGCAAATAA
- a CDS encoding nitrate transporter gives MEQTTFLDVLTSLQRLFVGYIPAAIAGSFIGYIISVNNAVYQLMRRIFQIPNSIPPIALLPIMLLVFQENESAVTSVIFIASLWSMIINIAIGMQHFRRQNNNFRAAIFHTFHALKVSIWVAWFTVIAIEMLLGSKGLGAFLWNSYKSGNSSYIIEGLLYIGIIGLLLDQFLDYTGYLLAQMVSDGKKSS, from the coding sequence ATGGAACAAACTACATTTTTAGATGTTTTAACAAGCTTACAGAGATTATTTGTAGGTTATATTCCAGCAGCGATCGCAGGTAGCTTTATTGGCTATATCATCAGTGTCAATAACGCTGTTTACCAATTGATGAGGCGGATATTTCAGATACCAAATAGTATCCCCCCCATTGCTTTGCTACCAATTATGCTCCTGGTTTTTCAAGAAAATGAATCAGCAGTGACATCGGTAATTTTTATTGCTAGCCTTTGGTCAATGATCATCAATATTGCCATAGGTATGCAACATTTTCGTAGACAGAACAATAATTTTCGAGCAGCTATCTTTCATACATTCCATGCTTTAAAAGTCAGTATTTGGGTTGCATGGTTTACAGTGATTGCCATAGAAATGTTATTAGGTTCCAAAGGACTTGGTGCTTTTTTGTGGAATAGTTATAAATCTGGTAATAGCAGTTACATAATTGAAGGGCTACTTTATATCGGCATTATTGGACTGTTACTAGATCAGTTTTTAGACTATACAGGATATCTCCTAGCCCAAATGGTTTCAGATGGCAAGAAATCCTCTTAG
- a CDS encoding L,D-transpeptidase codes for MQSWISSSWIRCSGTFFTGVVFMMAALLSFVPSTSADPSSRILRVASVEENNINSSDIQEISQPRRIEIDLSDQRLFAWEGKKLVYSFRVSTGKRATPTPTGKFTINSKYRVNRMRGRGYDIPDVPYAMYFYQGYAIHGAYWHNRFGTPVSHGCVNLPVKLARKLYNWASPGTLVVVRK; via the coding sequence ATGCAAAGCTGGATTAGCAGTAGTTGGATACGTTGCTCAGGAACTTTTTTCACTGGTGTAGTGTTCATGATGGCAGCTTTGCTTTCTTTTGTGCCATCAACATCAGCTGATCCTAGTTCCAGAATACTCAGAGTTGCCTCAGTTGAGGAAAACAACATCAATTCATCCGATATTCAAGAAATATCTCAACCTCGTAGAATCGAAATTGATTTATCAGATCAACGTTTGTTTGCATGGGAAGGTAAAAAACTCGTTTATTCTTTTCGAGTTTCTACAGGAAAGCGTGCAACACCTACCCCAACAGGTAAGTTTACGATTAATTCCAAGTATCGTGTTAATCGAATGCGAGGTCGTGGTTATGATATTCCTGATGTTCCTTATGCCATGTATTTTTATCAGGGTTACGCCATTCATGGTGCTTACTGGCATAATCGTTTTGGTACACCAGTTAGTCACGGTTGTGTGAATTTGCCAGTTAAGCTGGCTCGTAAGTTGTATAACTGGGCTTCTCCAGGTACGTTAGTTGTAGTTCGTAAATAA
- a CDS encoding L,D-transpeptidase → MKKLDSANWLRRLEIFLASGVLAVSLIGAGETRASSANRAIAQTIETLQKSDQRWIQINLANQRLIAWEGGKQVYAIVISTGKKSTPTRTGTFKIQSKYKSTRMRGRDYDVPNVPYAMFYQGNYGIHGAYWHRKFGTPVSHGCINLAPNHAKWLFNWAALGTPVVISK, encoded by the coding sequence ATGAAAAAATTAGATTCTGCTAATTGGCTACGTCGTTTAGAAATCTTCCTGGCTAGTGGAGTATTAGCTGTGAGTTTGATTGGTGCAGGCGAAACTAGAGCAAGTTCAGCTAATCGAGCGATCGCTCAAACCATCGAGACACTGCAAAAATCTGATCAGCGCTGGATTCAAATCAATCTAGCTAATCAACGATTAATTGCGTGGGAAGGTGGTAAACAAGTGTATGCGATCGTTATTTCCACTGGTAAAAAATCCACACCAACACGCACTGGTACTTTCAAGATTCAATCTAAGTACAAATCTACGCGAATGCGCGGCAGAGACTATGATGTTCCTAACGTTCCCTATGCTATGTTTTACCAAGGTAATTACGGTATTCACGGAGCATACTGGCATCGTAAGTTTGGTACGCCTGTGAGTCATGGCTGTATTAATCTTGCGCCTAACCATGCTAAATGGTTGTTCAATTGGGCAGCATTGGGAACACCAGTTGTCATTAGTAAGTAA
- a CDS encoding bifunctional 4-hydroxy-2-oxoglutarate aldolase/2-dehydro-3-deoxy-phosphogluconate aldolase translates to MSTQDWLSQLQKQRAIAVIRAPKLELGWEMALAVATGGMELIEITWNSDRAGELIAQLRQRLPECRIGTGTLFNVQQLESAIAAGAEFLFTPHVDSAMIRAAVAKNIPIVPGALTPTEIVKAWSNGASCVKVFPVQAVGGANYIQSLQGPLGHIPLIPTGGVTLDNAAELIQAGAIAVGLGGELFPKHLVREGNWQAIAQLASNLLQQLA, encoded by the coding sequence ATGTCTACTCAAGATTGGTTATCACAGTTGCAAAAACAGAGAGCGATCGCTGTTATCCGTGCGCCAAAACTAGAATTAGGGTGGGAAATGGCTTTAGCTGTGGCTACTGGGGGAATGGAACTCATTGAAATTACTTGGAATAGCGATCGCGCGGGGGAGTTAATTGCCCAACTGCGTCAGCGATTACCGGAATGTAGGATTGGGACTGGCACTTTGTTTAATGTGCAGCAATTGGAAAGTGCGATCGCTGCTGGGGCAGAATTTTTGTTTACACCTCATGTTGATTCGGCTATGATTCGCGCCGCAGTCGCTAAAAATATACCCATTGTCCCTGGCGCACTCACCCCTACAGAGATTGTCAAAGCTTGGTCTAATGGTGCAAGCTGTGTGAAGGTGTTTCCTGTACAAGCTGTTGGGGGTGCTAATTATATCCAGAGTCTACAAGGGCCACTAGGTCATATTCCTTTGATCCCTACGGGGGGAGTGACTTTAGATAATGCTGCTGAACTGATCCAAGCAGGTGCAATTGCTGTTGGTTTGGGTGGAGAGTTGTTTCCTAAACATCTAGTGAGAGAGGGAAATTGGCAAGCGATCGCCCAATTAGCCAGTAACTTACTGCAACAATTAGCGTAG
- a CDS encoding M20 family metallopeptidase, with product MVSTFPNPASVDLSRVRLAIRSLQPQLVEWRRQLHQKPELGFQEKLTAEFVSSKLQEWGIEHQTDIAQTGIVATITGEKPPTSHSALSTQPSPHPSLREATPTGTPRANSPQKVLAIRADMDALPIQELNEVPYCSQHDGVMHACGHDGHTAIALGTAYYLQQHRQDFSGTVKIIFQPAEEGPGGAKPMIEAGVLKNPNVDAIIGLHLWNNLPLGTVGVRSGALMAAVELFDCTILGKGGHGAIPHQTVDSVVVAAQVVTALQTIVARNVNPIDSAVVTVGSLHAGTAHNVIADTATMKGTVRYFNPAFQGFFKQRIEQTIAGICQSHGAKYDFKYWELYPPVINDVAIAQLVRSVVEEVIETPIGIVPECQTMGGEDMSFFLQEVPGCYFFLGSANPEKDLAYPHHHPRFDFDETALAMGVEIFVRCVEKFFNHDYQKLSS from the coding sequence ATGGTTTCCACCTTCCCCAACCCCGCTTCTGTTGACTTATCCCGCGTACGATTAGCAATCCGTTCATTGCAACCCCAGTTGGTAGAATGGCGGCGGCAACTGCATCAAAAACCAGAGTTGGGTTTTCAAGAAAAACTCACGGCTGAATTTGTCTCAAGTAAGTTACAAGAATGGGGAATTGAGCATCAAACAGACATTGCGCAAACTGGAATAGTAGCCACCATCACAGGCGAAAAACCCCCCACTTCCCACTCAGCCCTCTCCACTCAGCCCTCTCCACACCCTTCTCTACGAGAGGCTACGCCAACGGGAACGCCAAGGGCGAACAGCCCTCAAAAAGTCTTGGCAATTCGAGCTGATATGGATGCTTTGCCAATTCAAGAACTCAACGAAGTACCATATTGTTCACAGCATGATGGTGTCATGCACGCTTGTGGACATGACGGACATACTGCGATCGCTCTCGGCACAGCTTATTATTTACAACAGCATCGTCAAGATTTTAGTGGCACTGTGAAAATTATCTTCCAGCCTGCGGAGGAAGGGCCAGGGGGAGCAAAACCCATGATTGAGGCTGGGGTGCTGAAAAACCCAAATGTGGACGCAATTATTGGTTTGCACCTATGGAATAATTTACCGTTAGGAACTGTGGGTGTTCGCAGTGGCGCATTGATGGCAGCTGTGGAGTTATTTGACTGCACAATTTTGGGCAAAGGTGGACATGGGGCTATCCCTCATCAAACAGTGGATTCTGTGGTGGTTGCAGCTCAAGTTGTCACCGCTTTACAAACTATTGTTGCTCGGAATGTTAACCCCATTGATTCAGCTGTCGTCACTGTCGGCTCACTCCATGCCGGCACAGCACATAATGTAATTGCCGATACAGCCACTATGAAAGGCACTGTCAGATATTTTAATCCGGCGTTCCAAGGCTTTTTTAAACAGCGTATCGAGCAGACGATCGCCGGCATTTGTCAAAGTCACGGTGCAAAGTATGATTTTAAATATTGGGAATTGTATCCACCAGTAATTAATGATGTGGCGATCGCTCAATTAGTGCGATCAGTAGTAGAGGAAGTCATAGAAACCCCCATTGGTATCGTTCCCGAATGTCAAACGATGGGTGGTGAGGATATGTCTTTCTTTTTACAAGAGGTTCCTGGCTGCTATTTCTTTCTCGGTTCCGCTAACCCAGAAAAAGACCTAGCCTACCCTCATCATCACCCCCGATTTGATTTTGATGAGACTGCTTTAGCAATGGGTGTGGAAATATTTGTGCGGTGTGTGGAAAAGTTTTTTAATCATGACTACCAGAAACTCTCCAGTTGA
- a CDS encoding hydantoinase/oxoprolinase family protein: MLKFFIDRGGTFTDIIAMTDDRTIINRLSKYQERFLIVPVVNKEWVIVYKLLSENTEQYQDAVIQGIRDICALENHQPIPYTAIEVVKMGTTVATNALLERQGARVALIITKGFKDALQIGYQNRPDIFARRIILPTMLYEQVIEVDERYNAHGNELIPVNIAQVQQDLQAVYHTGIHSCAIVFMHSDRYPKHEQEVAAIAKKIGFTQISVSHQVSPLMKLVSRGDTTVVDAYLTPILRHYVNQVASQLPNVRLMFMKSDGGLTDAAQFQGKDSILSGPAGGIVGAVQTSKRAGFDLVITFDMGGTSTDVAHFNGEYERQLDSEIAGTRMRIPVLSINTIAAGGGSILTFDGSSYRVGPKSAGSNPGPACYHRGGPLTVTDANVMLGKIHPQYFPSVFGNDGNLPLDKNIVIEKFHQLAEEIATVTGNYRTPEQVAAGFITIAVENMANAIKKISLQRGYDVTKYVLCCFGGAGGQVACLIADTLGMKKIFLHPYAGVLSAYGMGLADVRVTKIAGVEQHLNLALIPQLIQLMEFLETQTRSELNQDESTVAAEVIQKVNLKYEGTNSTLSVDFDADVMVMQTAFIDEHKSRYGFIQPGKSLIVESIAIEVIQKMDTPEEPLIHRTRSLESNPQPIEIVKIFTADKWDDTPIYRREDLQPGDCIHGTAIIVEKISTIVVEPNWQARLNECNHLILERDITHE; the protein is encoded by the coding sequence ATGCTCAAATTTTTTATAGACAGAGGTGGCACATTTACAGATATCATTGCTATGACTGACGATCGCACAATTATAAACAGACTATCAAAATATCAGGAACGGTTTTTAATTGTGCCTGTAGTCAATAAAGAATGGGTAATAGTTTATAAATTATTGTCTGAAAATACCGAGCAATATCAAGATGCAGTTATTCAGGGAATTCGAGATATTTGTGCTTTAGAAAATCATCAACCTATTCCCTATACAGCGATAGAAGTAGTGAAAATGGGGACAACAGTTGCTACCAATGCACTTTTAGAAAGGCAAGGAGCTAGAGTAGCTTTAATTATCACAAAAGGCTTTAAAGATGCGTTGCAAATTGGCTATCAAAACCGTCCCGATATCTTTGCTCGTCGTATTATTTTACCAACGATGCTTTATGAGCAAGTTATTGAAGTAGACGAACGCTATAATGCTCATGGAAATGAGTTAATACCTGTGAATATTGCCCAAGTACAACAAGATTTGCAAGCAGTTTATCATACAGGGATTCACAGTTGTGCTATTGTGTTTATGCACAGCGATCGCTATCCCAAACACGAGCAAGAAGTAGCAGCGATCGCTAAAAAAATTGGCTTTACACAAATTTCTGTATCTCATCAAGTTAGTCCTTTAATGAAATTAGTCAGTCGAGGAGATACAACTGTTGTAGATGCTTATTTAACTCCCATTTTACGCCACTATGTTAACCAAGTAGCCAGTCAATTACCCAATGTCAGATTAATGTTTATGAAATCTGATGGTGGCTTAACTGATGCTGCACAATTTCAAGGTAAAGATAGCATTTTAAGCGGCCCGGCTGGTGGGATTGTCGGTGCAGTGCAAACTAGTAAAAGAGCAGGATTTGATTTAGTCATTACCTTCGACATGGGGGGAACAAGTACAGATGTTGCCCATTTTAACGGAGAGTATGAACGTCAATTAGATTCCGAAATTGCCGGAACAAGAATGCGAATTCCTGTATTATCAATTAATACAATTGCGGCTGGTGGTGGTTCAATTCTCACCTTCGATGGTTCTAGTTACCGTGTCGGGCCAAAATCGGCTGGTTCAAACCCTGGCCCTGCTTGTTATCACCGTGGTGGCCCTTTAACAGTGACAGACGCTAATGTCATGTTAGGTAAAATTCACCCGCAATATTTCCCATCTGTTTTTGGCAATGATGGCAATTTACCATTAGATAAAAATATTGTCATAGAGAAATTTCATCAACTAGCCGAAGAGATTGCAACTGTCACAGGAAATTATCGTACTCCCGAACAAGTAGCAGCAGGGTTTATCACTATTGCTGTCGAAAATATGGCAAATGCTATTAAAAAAATTAGTCTGCAACGCGGTTATGATGTCACCAAATATGTACTTTGTTGCTTTGGCGGTGCAGGTGGACAAGTTGCTTGTTTAATTGCTGATACTTTAGGTATGAAAAAGATATTTCTGCATCCTTATGCTGGTGTTCTTTCTGCTTATGGCATGGGATTAGCTGATGTCAGAGTTACTAAAATAGCAGGAGTAGAACAGCATTTAAATCTAGCATTAATTCCTCAATTAATACAGTTGATGGAGTTTTTAGAAACCCAAACTAGAAGCGAACTTAATCAAGATGAAAGTACTGTTGCAGCAGAAGTAATACAAAAAGTAAATTTGAAATATGAGGGAACTAATTCTACTTTAAGCGTTGATTTTGATGCAGATGTGATGGTGATGCAAACAGCATTTATAGATGAACATAAATCTCGCTATGGTTTCATTCAGCCAGGCAAATCATTAATTGTGGAATCTATTGCCATAGAAGTAATTCAGAAAATGGATACTCCTGAAGAACCATTAATTCATCGTACCCGTTCTCTAGAATCAAACCCGCAGCCCATAGAAATAGTCAAGATTTTTACTGCCGATAAATGGGATGATACACCAATTTATCGCCGAGAAGATTTACAGCCAGGAGATTGTATTCACGGTACGGCTATAATTGTCGAAAAAATTTCCACAATTGTAGTTGAACCCAACTGGCAAGCAAGATTAAATGAGTGCAATCACTTGATTTTAGAACGAGATATCACCCATGAATAA
- a CDS encoding element excision factor XisI family protein has translation MSKEDIVLAYHSPFMRQFDGFAVG, from the coding sequence GTGTCTAAAGAAGATATTGTTTTAGCATATCACTCACCATTTATGCGGCAATTTGATGGTTTTGCAGTTGGTTAG
- a CDS encoding CPBP family intramembrane glutamic endopeptidase, with product MVEQQKQEPEIPYLTRTQVLVAMGVTATLLWTVAKVWLHFGNFRLFEWHWYGRDFLLGLGVGLIITILSGLAYRLWSQYRRSADYYLELVLKPLAWPDLIWLGLLPGLSEELLFRGVMLPALGLDDLAVIGSSVCFGILHLSGSQQWPYVIWATIVGIILGYSALWSGNLLVPIVAHIMTNLISSFLWKMRQS from the coding sequence GTGGTTGAACAACAAAAACAAGAACCAGAAATTCCGTATTTAACACGCACCCAAGTGCTAGTAGCGATGGGAGTAACGGCAACTTTGTTGTGGACGGTTGCTAAAGTTTGGTTACACTTTGGCAACTTTCGGTTATTTGAGTGGCACTGGTATGGTAGAGATTTTTTGTTAGGGCTAGGTGTGGGTTTAATTATTACTATTTTAAGTGGTTTAGCCTATCGTCTTTGGAGTCAATACCGCAGAAGCGCCGACTATTATTTAGAATTAGTACTCAAACCCTTAGCTTGGCCAGATTTAATTTGGTTAGGTTTGCTACCAGGATTAAGTGAAGAATTATTATTTCGCGGTGTGATGTTACCCGCTTTGGGGTTAGATGATCTTGCAGTAATTGGATCTAGTGTCTGCTTTGGTATATTGCATCTGAGTGGTTCTCAACAGTGGCCTTATGTAATTTGGGCAACTATCGTCGGCATCATCCTTGGATATAGCGCTCTTTGGAGTGGTAACTTGCTAGTACCAATTGTCGCGCATATTATGACTAATTTGATTTCTAGTTTTTTATGGAAAATGCGCCAGTCGTAG
- a CDS encoding DUF3326 domain-containing protein: protein MQRPYTAILIIPTGVGAAIGGYAGDALPIARLIAQVCDRLITHPNVLNGASLYWNIPNAFYVEGYGLDKFATGCWGLRSVRNNKVGLLLDQGIEPDLRLRHLQAADAARATLGLTLTDYVITDAPLNVELRTAPSGVSWGTIGNPDSLLRAAEILINKTGAEAIAVVARFPDDIDEEASQKYRQGKGVDPIAGAEAVISHLIVRNFQIPCAHAPALAPEPPYPDLSPRSAAEELGYTFLPSVLVGLSRAPQFILEKEFSQSQLGDIWAKQVDAVIMPATACGSSALLSLSQKQCQIITVEENQTQIKVSPQSLGIKAIQVKSYLEAVGLLVAHKAGINLNAVHSQIESLSIVNGQ, encoded by the coding sequence ATGCAACGTCCTTACACCGCTATTTTAATTATACCGACTGGTGTCGGTGCTGCGATTGGAGGTTATGCCGGGGATGCTTTACCCATTGCTAGATTAATAGCACAGGTATGCGATCGCCTGATCACTCACCCCAATGTCCTCAACGGCGCTAGTTTGTACTGGAATATCCCCAACGCTTTTTATGTCGAAGGTTATGGGCTGGATAAATTTGCTACTGGCTGCTGGGGATTACGCTCTGTGCGAAATAACAAAGTCGGTTTATTGTTAGATCAGGGTATTGAACCAGATTTAAGACTAAGACATTTACAAGCAGCCGATGCAGCAAGAGCAACTCTCGGCTTAACCTTAACAGATTATGTGATTACAGATGCCCCTCTTAACGTAGAATTACGGACTGCACCATCAGGTGTAAGTTGGGGGACAATTGGCAACCCTGATAGTTTACTACGAGCAGCCGAAATATTAATTAACAAAACTGGGGCAGAAGCGATCGCAGTTGTTGCCCGTTTCCCCGATGATATAGATGAGGAAGCATCACAAAAATACCGCCAGGGTAAAGGCGTAGATCCCATTGCTGGCGCAGAAGCAGTTATTAGCCACTTAATAGTACGAAACTTTCAGATTCCTTGCGCCCATGCACCCGCTTTAGCACCTGAACCACCCTATCCCGACTTGTCCCCTCGTTCTGCTGCCGAAGAATTAGGCTATACTTTCTTGCCAAGTGTACTTGTAGGGCTAAGTCGCGCACCACAATTTATATTAGAGAAAGAATTCAGCCAATCTCAATTAGGAGATATCTGGGCAAAGCAAGTAGATGCTGTTATCATGCCAGCAACAGCCTGCGGTAGCAGTGCCTTACTCAGTTTAAGTCAAAAACAATGCCAAATTATCACCGTAGAAGAAAACCAAACTCAAATCAAAGTTTCTCCCCAATCATTAGGGATCAAAGCCATACAAGTAAAATCTTATTTAGAAGCAGTAGGTTTATTAGTTGCTCATAAAGCAGGGATTAATCTAAATGCCGTACACTCTCAAATAGAATCTTTGTCAATAGTCAATGGTCAATAA
- a CDS encoding 2Fe-2S iron-sulfur cluster-binding protein: MSKTYTVEIHHQGKIHTLQVPEDKTILSVADDKGLELPSSCHAGVCTTCAGQIITGTVDQTDGMGVSPELQKQGYALLCVAYPRSDIKVETEKEDVVYQLQFGKDQ, encoded by the coding sequence ATGTCCAAAACTTACACCGTTGAAATTCATCACCAAGGTAAAATTCATACTTTGCAAGTCCCTGAAGATAAAACTATCTTATCAGTTGCGGATGATAAAGGTTTAGAATTACCTAGTTCTTGTCATGCAGGTGTCTGTACAACTTGTGCAGGACAAATTATCACGGGAACAGTTGATCAAACCGATGGCATGGGCGTGAGTCCTGAACTGCAAAAACAAGGTTATGCTTTACTTTGTGTTGCTTATCCTCGTTCTGATATAAAAGTTGAAACAGAAAAGGAAGATGTAGTTTATCAATTGCAATTTGGTAAGGATCAATAA
- a CDS encoding Uma2 family endonuclease: protein MSVAQDLQSVAGIIFPSGDMESDLPIEDIIFPPGDIESHEPPLESDLHLRQIILLLQCLELWWQNRNDFYAAGNLTIYYSQRQLKSEEFRGPDFFVVRGCEKKPRKSWVIWQEDGKYPNIIVELLSPSTKATDKGLKKQIYQDIFRTPEYFWFDPNNLEFVGFHLVDGNYQPIEPNPQGWLWSQQLELYLGVQNNQLRYFTPQGELVPTPEELAEQEKQRAEQEKQRAEQEKQRAEQEKQRAEQEKQRAEQEKQRAERLAAKLRELNIDPDVL from the coding sequence ATGTCAGTCGCCCAAGATTTACAATCAGTAGCAGGTATAATATTTCCATCAGGAGATATGGAAAGTGACCTACCAATAGAAGATATAATATTTCCGCCAGGAGATATTGAAAGTCACGAACCACCATTGGAAAGCGATTTACACCTACGCCAAATTATTTTGTTATTACAATGTTTAGAATTGTGGTGGCAAAACCGCAATGATTTTTATGCGGCTGGAAATCTGACAATATATTACAGTCAACGTCAACTCAAATCAGAAGAATTTCGCGGCCCTGATTTTTTTGTCGTGCGAGGATGCGAAAAGAAACCGCGCAAAAGTTGGGTAATCTGGCAAGAAGACGGTAAGTATCCCAATATCATTGTTGAGTTACTGTCACCTTCGACAAAAGCTACAGACAAAGGCTTAAAAAAGCAAATCTACCAAGATATATTTCGCACACCGGAATATTTTTGGTTCGACCCAAATAATTTAGAATTTGTCGGTTTTCATTTAGTAGATGGAAATTACCAACCCATAGAACCAAACCCCCAAGGGTGGTTATGGAGTCAGCAATTAGAATTGTATTTAGGTGTACAGAATAATCAATTACGCTATTTTACGCCACAAGGGGAGTTAGTACCGACACCAGAGGAGCTGGCGGAGCAAGAAAAACAGCGTGCAGAACAGGAAAAGCAACGTGCAGAACAGGAAAAGCAACGTGCAGAACAGGAAAAACAGCGTGCAGAACAGGAAAAGCAACGTGCAGAACAGGAAAAGCAACGTGCAGAACGTCTAGCTGCCAAATTGCGGGAGTTAAATATTGACCCTGATGTTCTATAA
- a CDS encoding DNA-binding protein, producing the protein MPRSTSYHEKLIQDLKNPLEAAAYIEVVLEEGDPKMLSKALQNVIESHGGVDQLSTEVKELYNKLDQMLSDKGKIEFYSLNSLLDAIGLHLAVTVKL; encoded by the coding sequence ATGCCTAGAAGTACAAGCTATCACGAAAAATTAATACAAGACTTAAAAAATCCACTAGAAGCAGCAGCTTATATTGAAGTTGTTTTAGAAGAAGGCGACCCAAAAATGTTAAGTAAAGCACTTCAAAATGTCATAGAATCGCATGGTGGAGTTGATCAGCTTTCTACAGAAGTTAAGGAACTCTACAATAAACTTGACCAAATGCTATCAGATAAAGGCAAAATTGAGTTTTACAGTCTAAATTCTTTATTAGATGCTATAGGCTTACATTTGGCAGTCACAGTAAAGTTATAA